A genomic window from Prochlorococcus sp. RS04 includes:
- the alr gene encoding alanine racemase: MQNRQTNQLLKFDKFPNFEKDIDFKQRAWIEVKGKAIETNVRQLRSKLSKNCQFMAVVKADGYGHDAELVSQYAIKGGASQLGVATLNEGIKLRSSGVKKPILILGNLYTKRDLIICFKNDLMPTISSIRECLICNNIGKHFGSKFPLHLKVDTGMSRLGFEYDKFVQQFEKIKSFENILIKGIYSHLSSADELNSLDPKSITQLQRMKFQELLKQINVYRNKNIKIHLANSAAMLLDKNFHFHMVRIGLSMYGYKPLSKSNKNLLLKPALSLKVKVAFIRTIDKGVSVSYGGKFVSYRKTKLAVLSIGYADGVPRNLSGKINVIHNNKFYPQVGSITMDQMMIDITDSNEIKVGSTMVLLGSVGDKTISPLDWARESNTIPWEILCSFKNRLPKVRVD; encoded by the coding sequence ATGCAAAATAGGCAAACAAATCAGTTACTTAAATTTGACAAATTTCCAAATTTTGAAAAAGATATAGATTTTAAACAAAGAGCATGGATTGAAGTTAAAGGTAAAGCAATAGAAACAAACGTTAGACAGTTAAGATCAAAATTAAGTAAAAATTGTCAATTTATGGCAGTCGTTAAAGCTGATGGATATGGACATGATGCGGAATTAGTATCACAGTATGCTATCAAAGGTGGAGCATCTCAATTAGGTGTTGCCACATTAAATGAAGGCATTAAGCTACGTTCTTCTGGAGTTAAAAAACCAATACTTATCCTCGGAAATCTTTATACGAAAAGGGATCTTATTATATGTTTTAAAAATGATCTTATGCCAACTATCAGTAGTATAAGAGAATGTTTAATTTGCAATAACATTGGTAAGCACTTTGGATCGAAATTTCCTTTACACCTTAAAGTTGATACCGGAATGTCAAGATTAGGATTTGAATACGATAAATTTGTTCAGCAATTTGAAAAAATAAAATCTTTTGAGAACATTTTAATAAAAGGAATATATAGTCATTTATCCTCTGCAGATGAACTCAACTCATTAGATCCAAAAAGTATTACACAATTACAAAGGATGAAGTTTCAGGAATTATTAAAGCAAATTAATGTTTATAGAAATAAAAATATCAAGATTCATTTGGCTAATTCAGCGGCAATGCTTCTTGATAAAAATTTCCATTTTCATATGGTACGTATTGGATTATCTATGTATGGATATAAACCTTTATCAAAATCAAATAAAAATTTATTGCTTAAACCAGCTCTATCTTTGAAGGTTAAAGTAGCTTTTATTAGAACTATTGATAAAGGTGTAAGTGTAAGTTACGGAGGTAAATTTGTAAGTTATAGAAAAACTAAATTAGCTGTATTAAGTATTGGTTATGCAGATGGAGTACCAAGAAATCTTTCAGGCAAGATAAACGTTATTCATAATAATAAATTTTATCCTCAAGTTGGATCTATAACTATGGATCAAATGATGATAGACATAACAGATTCGAATGAAATTAAAGTTGGCAGTACAATGGTATTACTAGGATCTGTTGGAGATAAAACAATTTCTCCTCTTGATTGGGCTAGAGAATCTAATACTATTCCTTGGGAAATTCTTTGTTCTTTTAAAAATAGATTACCGAAAGTTAGAGTTGATTAG
- a CDS encoding TIGR01548 family HAD-type hydrolase, whose product MKNIGLILFDIDGVIRSVENSYRLSLKKTVCKFTGWEPSYIDIDNAKNEGIWNNDWDLSLELIKRCIKKENLKLKIPPREEIVKCFEKFYFGVDPSKDSKYWSGYITNEELLVDKKFFDLIQDNGIIWGFVSGAESASAKFVLEKRLGLKSPPLISMGDAPDKPDPKGFINLSKKLIGDKIGESNIPIAYVGDTIADINTVINARKEIPSQKFISIGIAPPHLHLNSRLKERNSYETNLRNAGADLILNSIYDLEDIDLDSF is encoded by the coding sequence TTGAAAAATATTGGTTTAATTTTGTTTGACATTGATGGGGTAATCCGCAGCGTAGAGAATAGTTACAGACTTTCATTAAAAAAAACTGTCTGCAAATTTACCGGATGGGAGCCAAGTTATATAGATATTGATAATGCCAAAAATGAAGGGATCTGGAATAATGATTGGGATTTAAGTTTAGAACTTATAAAAAGATGCATAAAAAAAGAAAACTTAAAACTTAAAATTCCTCCAAGAGAGGAGATAGTAAAATGTTTTGAAAAGTTTTACTTTGGTGTAGATCCAAGTAAAGATAGTAAATACTGGTCGGGTTACATAACAAATGAGGAGTTATTAGTTGATAAAAAGTTTTTTGATTTAATTCAAGATAATGGAATAATCTGGGGCTTTGTTAGTGGTGCAGAGTCTGCTTCTGCAAAATTTGTTTTAGAAAAAAGACTTGGACTAAAATCACCACCATTAATATCTATGGGAGATGCCCCTGATAAGCCTGATCCTAAAGGTTTTATTAACTTATCAAAAAAGCTTATTGGAGATAAAATTGGTGAATCAAATATTCCCATTGCATATGTAGGAGATACTATTGCAGATATAAATACAGTTATAAACGCTAGAAAGGAAATACCATCTCAGAAATTCATAAGTATCGGAATAGCTCCCCCTCATTTACATTTAAATTCTCGATTAAAAGAACGTAATTCTTACGAAACAAATCTTAGAAATGCAGGCGCTGACTTGATTTTAAATTCTATTTATGACTTAGAAGATATTGATCTTGACTCGTTTTAA
- the cobJ gene encoding precorrin-3B C(17)-methyltransferase has translation MKGIAIGLSNNSKEILKRLKKTEFVKDIYIAGSSKEDGKENELIQIQKPREILLKKWPKTDLIIFIGSIAASIRIINPFLTSKDQDPGVIVIDNKCSKIVPLIGLHQSNTQNISCQIANLLGGEIIETNNSNDQSLLNLDAFGNQWGWKRSGEINDWSKLVIKQAKNEEIFCKQLSGNNLWKTSESAEIINQIDKKENEKPDSTFYVSIFENHGTTWHPPVLWIGIGCERNTSKELIANSLNNLLESGNLSQQSIAGFATIDIKKDEKGILELSEEKNLPIKFFNKKDLSTIIVPNPSNVVQKEIGTPSVAEASCLLAAGEESKLLEEKRIFKNQSGAVTIAIAESKNQYNPTHGEIHIIGSGPGDISFLTNNARKALSRCTVWIGYKMYLDLIKPLKRNDQVLIESKLTEEKERCSKAIKLAEEGIKVALISSGESGFYGMAGLLLELLQKIKKEYRPYFEVHPGISSVQLAAAISGAPLMNDFCSVSLSDKLTPWPLIEKRIKGALMGDFVIALFNPQSIERNWQLKSVIDICLQSRHGNTPVLLARQVGRENQTKKYFTLNTIPFKEIDMLSIIIIGNSQTTLVDEIFLTPRGYLQN, from the coding sequence TTGAAAGGCATTGCGATAGGTCTATCTAATAATTCAAAAGAAATTTTAAAAAGGCTTAAAAAAACCGAATTTGTCAAAGACATATATATTGCGGGTTCTTCAAAAGAGGATGGAAAGGAAAATGAACTTATTCAAATACAAAAACCTAGAGAAATATTACTAAAAAAATGGCCGAAGACAGATTTAATAATTTTTATAGGCTCAATTGCTGCATCAATACGCATAATAAATCCATTTTTAACCTCTAAAGATCAAGATCCAGGAGTAATAGTTATAGATAACAAATGTTCCAAGATAGTTCCATTAATTGGCTTACATCAGTCAAATACGCAAAATATTTCATGTCAAATTGCTAATTTACTTGGTGGCGAAATTATAGAAACTAATAATTCCAATGATCAAAGCCTCTTAAATCTTGATGCATTTGGAAATCAATGGGGGTGGAAAAGGTCTGGCGAAATAAACGATTGGTCAAAACTAGTAATTAAACAAGCTAAAAACGAAGAAATATTTTGCAAACAATTATCTGGTAATAATTTATGGAAAACTTCAGAATCAGCTGAGATTATTAATCAAATTGATAAAAAAGAAAATGAAAAACCAGATTCAACATTTTATGTGAGTATATTCGAAAATCATGGAACAACTTGGCACCCGCCTGTATTATGGATTGGTATTGGATGTGAAAGAAATACAAGCAAAGAATTAATAGCAAATTCTTTAAATAATCTTTTGGAGTCAGGAAATTTATCGCAGCAATCAATTGCGGGATTTGCAACTATAGATATAAAAAAAGATGAGAAAGGAATTTTAGAACTTTCTGAAGAAAAAAACTTGCCTATAAAGTTTTTTAATAAAAAAGATCTTTCAACAATAATTGTTCCAAATCCATCAAATGTCGTGCAAAAGGAAATTGGTACACCTTCCGTAGCAGAAGCCTCTTGCTTACTCGCAGCAGGAGAAGAATCAAAATTATTAGAAGAAAAAAGAATTTTCAAAAATCAATCTGGGGCAGTAACTATCGCTATCGCAGAATCAAAAAATCAATATAATCCAACCCATGGTGAGATCCATATTATTGGAAGTGGGCCAGGTGATATCTCCTTCCTAACCAATAATGCAAGGAAAGCACTTTCAAGATGTACTGTTTGGATTGGATACAAAATGTATTTAGATTTAATAAAACCCTTAAAAAGGAATGATCAGGTTTTAATTGAAAGTAAACTTACTGAGGAAAAAGAGAGATGCAGTAAAGCAATTAAACTGGCTGAAGAAGGAATAAAAGTGGCTTTAATTTCGTCAGGTGAATCCGGGTTTTATGGAATGGCAGGTTTACTTTTAGAATTACTACAAAAAATCAAAAAAGAATATAGACCTTACTTTGAAGTACATCCAGGTATAAGTAGTGTTCAATTAGCTGCTGCAATTAGTGGAGCACCACTAATGAATGACTTTTGTTCAGTAAGCTTAAGCGATAAATTAACTCCATGGCCTTTAATAGAAAAAAGAATTAAAGGAGCTCTTATGGGCGACTTTGTAATAGCTTTATTTAATCCTCAATCCATTGAGAGAAATTGGCAGCTTAAAAGTGTAATAGATATATGTTTACAATCTAGGCATGGAAATACTCCAGTTTTATTAGCTAGACAAGTAGGTAGAGAAAATCAAACCAAAAAATATTTTACTTTAAATACCATTCCTTTTAAAGAGATTGATATGTTATCAATCATTATTATTGGCAATTCTCAAACAACCTTAGTTGACGAAATATTTCTTACTCCCAGAGGATATTTACAAAATTAA
- the psaA gene encoding photosystem I core protein PsaA, translating into MTISPPESGEKNKKVLEDPVKADPRPIDFAKLDKPGFWSSKLSKGPKTTTWIWNLHADAHDFDVHTGDAEEATRKIFSAHFGHLAVIFIWMSAAFFHGARFSNYSGWLADPTHVKPGAQQVWAIVGQEMLNADLGANYNGIQISSGIFHMWRAWGITNESELMALAIGAVVMAALMLHAGIFHYHKAAPKMEWFQDIESMLNHHIAGLVGLGSLAWAGHCIHIGAPTAALLDAIDAGSPLVINGKEIATIADMPMPHQLCDPQIIGQIFPGLASGTGNFFSLNWLAFSDFLTFKGGLNPVTGSLWMTDVSHHHLAFGVIAIIGGHMYRTNYGIGHSMKEILDSQQGDPILFPAPKGHQGLFEFMAESRHAQLSVNLAMLGSISILVSHHMYAMPPYPYIATDYMTVLGLFTHHMWIGGLFIVGAGAHAGIAMVRDYDPAKHIDNVLDRILKARDALISHLNWVCMWLGFHSFGLYIHNDTMRALGRPQDMFSDSAIQLQPIFAQWVQSIQASAVGTSLLAGTAEALPHKALSEVFNGSLVEVGGKVAIAPIPLGTADLMIHHIHAFQIHVTVLILLKGVLYARSSRLIPDKASLGFRFPCDGPGRGGTCQVSSWDHVFLALFWMYNCLSIVIFHFSWKMQSDVWGLTGGNFAQSSITINGWLRDFLWAQASQVLTSYGQSISMYGLMFLGAHFIWAFSLMFLFSGRGYWQELFESIVWAHNKLKVAPTIQPRALSITQGRAVGVTHFLVGGIATTWAFFHARLFGLG; encoded by the coding sequence ATGACCATCAGCCCACCAGAAAGTGGAGAAAAAAACAAAAAAGTTTTGGAAGATCCTGTCAAGGCCGATCCAAGACCTATTGATTTTGCCAAATTAGATAAGCCAGGATTCTGGTCAAGTAAATTATCTAAAGGTCCGAAAACTACAACTTGGATCTGGAATTTGCATGCTGATGCACATGATTTTGATGTGCATACAGGCGATGCTGAAGAAGCAACAAGAAAAATCTTTTCAGCTCATTTTGGACATCTTGCAGTCATTTTTATATGGATGAGTGCTGCATTTTTCCATGGAGCAAGATTTTCTAATTACTCAGGTTGGTTAGCTGATCCAACTCACGTCAAACCAGGAGCTCAGCAAGTATGGGCAATCGTTGGACAAGAAATGCTTAATGCTGACCTTGGTGCTAACTACAACGGTATTCAAATTAGTTCAGGAATATTCCACATGTGGCGAGCATGGGGAATCACTAATGAGAGTGAACTTATGGCTTTAGCAATAGGTGCTGTAGTAATGGCGGCACTTATGCTTCACGCTGGAATTTTTCATTATCACAAAGCAGCTCCAAAAATGGAGTGGTTTCAAGATATTGAGTCTATGCTTAATCACCACATAGCTGGTTTAGTAGGTTTAGGATCATTAGCATGGGCTGGCCATTGTATTCATATCGGAGCTCCTACTGCAGCTCTCTTAGATGCAATTGATGCAGGCTCTCCTTTAGTTATTAATGGAAAAGAAATAGCAACTATTGCAGATATGCCTATGCCGCATCAACTATGCGATCCACAAATTATCGGTCAGATATTTCCAGGATTAGCAAGTGGTACAGGTAATTTCTTTAGTTTAAATTGGTTAGCTTTTTCAGACTTCCTTACTTTCAAAGGTGGACTTAACCCTGTGACAGGAAGCTTGTGGATGACTGATGTTTCACATCATCATTTAGCTTTTGGTGTAATAGCGATAATAGGTGGTCATATGTACAGAACCAATTACGGTATTGGTCATAGTATGAAAGAAATATTAGATTCACAACAGGGAGACCCAATATTATTCCCTGCCCCTAAAGGTCATCAAGGTCTTTTTGAGTTCATGGCAGAAAGTAGACATGCTCAGCTATCAGTAAACCTAGCGATGCTTGGATCAATAAGCATACTTGTATCTCATCACATGTATGCGATGCCTCCATATCCTTATATAGCTACTGACTATATGACAGTTCTTGGATTATTTACCCATCACATGTGGATAGGTGGATTATTCATAGTAGGAGCGGGTGCGCATGCCGGAATTGCAATGGTTAGAGATTACGATCCAGCAAAACATATTGATAATGTATTAGACAGAATTCTTAAGGCAAGAGATGCATTAATCAGTCACTTGAACTGGGTTTGTATGTGGTTAGGATTCCATAGTTTTGGACTCTATATTCACAACGATACTATGAGAGCTTTAGGTAGACCCCAAGATATGTTTAGTGATTCTGCTATCCAACTTCAGCCAATCTTTGCTCAATGGGTACAGAGTATTCAAGCATCTGCTGTTGGGACTTCTCTTTTAGCAGGTACTGCAGAAGCTTTGCCTCACAAAGCTTTAAGTGAAGTCTTTAATGGAAGTTTAGTAGAAGTTGGTGGAAAGGTAGCTATAGCGCCAATTCCACTAGGGACAGCTGATTTAATGATTCATCATATTCATGCTTTCCAAATCCATGTAACTGTTTTGATACTTCTTAAAGGAGTTCTTTATGCAAGAAGTTCAAGGTTAATTCCTGACAAAGCTTCTTTAGGATTTAGATTCCCTTGTGATGGTCCTGGAAGAGGTGGTACATGTCAAGTTTCTTCATGGGATCACGTTTTCTTAGCACTCTTCTGGATGTATAACTGTTTATCAATAGTTATTTTCCACTTCTCCTGGAAAATGCAGAGTGATGTTTGGGGACTTACTGGTGGTAATTTTGCACAAAGTTCAATTACTATCAATGGTTGGTTAAGAGATTTCCTCTGGGCTCAAGCTTCTCAAGTATTAACAAGCTATGGTCAATCAATAAGCATGTACGGTTTGATGTTCTTGGGAGCTCACTTTATATGGGCGTTCAGTTTAATGTTCCTCTTCAGTGGAAGAGGATATTGGCAAGAATTGTTCGAATCAATTGTTTGGGCACACAATAAATTAAAGGTTGCACCAACCATTCAACCTCGAGCTCTATCTATTACTCAGGGACGTGCAGTAGGTGTTACACACTTCCTTGTAGGTGGTATAGCTACCACATGGGCCTTCTTCCATGCTCGCCTTTTCGGGCTGGGCTAA
- the psaB gene encoding photosystem I core protein PsaB — MATKFPSFNQGLAQDPTTRRIWYGIATAHDFESHDGMTEEKLYQKLFSTHFGHLAIIALWVAGNLFHIAWQGNFEQFVLDPTHVRPIAHAIWDPHFGSGITEAMTQAGASGPVNIAYSGLYHWWYTIGMRTNEQLFQASIFMSILACWTLFAGWLHLQPKFRPSLAWFKNAESRLNHHLAVLFGFSSIAWTGHLVHVAIPESRGQHVGWDNWLTVLPHPAGLAPFFTLNWGAYAQNPDSLDQVFGTAEGAGTAIFTFLGGLHPQSEALWLTDIAHHHIAIGTVFVIAGHMYRNTFGIGHSLKEITEAHNTRHPNDPHKGSFGINHDGIYETVNNSLHFQLGLALASLGVATSLVAQHMGALPSYAFIARDYTTQSALYSHHQYIAMFLMVGAFAHGAIFFVRDYDPELNKDNVLARVLGTKEALISHLSWVTMLLGFHTLGIYVHNDVVVAFGNPEKQILIEPVFAQFVQAAQGKMMYGFNALLSDPTSSASLAANSLPGNHYWMDLINRQDALSAFLPIGPADFLVHHAIALGLHTTALILIKGALDARGTKLIPDKKDLGYAFPCDGPGRGGTCDSSSWDAMYLAMFWALNLLAWVTFYWHWKHLAIWQGNVAQFNESGTYLMGWFRDYLWLNSAQLINGYNPFGVNSLSPWAWMFLFGHLVWATGFMFLISWRGYWQELIETLVWAHQRTPIANLVGWRDKPVALSIVQARLVGLAHFTIGNILTFGAFVIASTSGKFG, encoded by the coding sequence ATGGCAACAAAATTTCCATCATTTAACCAGGGTCTAGCTCAGGACCCCACAACCCGACGAATATGGTACGGAATAGCTACCGCTCATGACTTTGAAAGTCATGACGGTATGACCGAAGAAAAACTCTATCAGAAGCTATTCTCTACACATTTTGGACATCTAGCAATAATTGCTCTCTGGGTAGCCGGTAACTTATTTCATATTGCTTGGCAAGGTAATTTTGAGCAATTTGTACTAGATCCAACTCATGTTCGCCCTATAGCTCATGCTATTTGGGACCCTCATTTTGGATCTGGTATAACAGAAGCAATGACACAAGCTGGAGCAAGCGGTCCAGTAAACATAGCTTATTCTGGTCTCTACCATTGGTGGTACACAATTGGAATGAGAACTAACGAGCAACTCTTCCAAGCTTCAATATTTATGAGTATTTTGGCATGTTGGACTCTATTTGCTGGTTGGTTACACTTACAGCCTAAATTCAGACCTTCTTTAGCTTGGTTTAAAAATGCAGAGTCAAGATTAAATCATCATTTAGCTGTCTTATTTGGTTTTAGTAGTATCGCTTGGACGGGCCATTTGGTTCATGTTGCTATACCTGAATCAAGAGGTCAGCATGTAGGTTGGGATAACTGGTTAACAGTGCTTCCACATCCTGCAGGATTAGCTCCTTTCTTTACTTTAAACTGGGGAGCTTATGCCCAAAATCCTGATTCTTTAGATCAAGTATTTGGAACAGCTGAAGGAGCTGGAACAGCAATCTTTACTTTCTTAGGTGGTCTTCATCCTCAAAGTGAAGCATTATGGCTTACCGATATTGCGCATCACCATATTGCGATTGGAACAGTTTTTGTAATTGCTGGTCATATGTACAGAAATACTTTTGGTATTGGTCATAGCCTAAAAGAAATTACAGAAGCCCATAATACAAGACACCCTAATGATCCTCATAAAGGTAGTTTTGGAATTAACCACGATGGAATATATGAAACAGTAAATAATTCATTACATTTCCAACTTGGATTAGCATTAGCATCCCTTGGTGTAGCAACTTCTCTTGTAGCTCAACACATGGGTGCACTTCCTTCTTACGCTTTTATTGCCAGGGATTACACTACACAATCTGCTTTATATAGTCATCATCAGTACATAGCAATGTTCTTGATGGTTGGTGCATTTGCACACGGAGCTATTTTCTTTGTAAGAGATTATGATCCGGAATTAAATAAAGATAATGTACTAGCAAGAGTTCTTGGAACAAAGGAAGCTTTGATAAGCCATCTTAGTTGGGTAACAATGCTGCTTGGATTCCATACTCTAGGAATTTATGTTCATAACGACGTTGTTGTAGCTTTTGGTAATCCTGAAAAGCAAATTCTAATTGAGCCCGTATTCGCTCAATTTGTTCAAGCTGCTCAAGGTAAAATGATGTACGGCTTTAATGCTTTATTATCTGATCCAACAAGTTCAGCAAGTCTCGCCGCTAATTCATTGCCAGGTAATCACTACTGGATGGATTTGATTAATAGACAAGATGCATTAAGTGCTTTCTTACCTATCGGTCCTGCAGATTTCTTAGTTCACCATGCTATCGCTTTAGGTCTTCATACAACCGCTTTAATACTTATCAAAGGAGCACTTGATGCTAGGGGAACAAAATTAATTCCTGATAAGAAAGATTTAGGTTATGCATTCCCTTGCGATGGCCCTGGACGTGGCGGTACTTGTGATAGTTCATCTTGGGACGCTATGTACTTAGCTATGTTCTGGGCATTAAATTTACTAGCATGGGTAACTTTCTACTGGCATTGGAAACACCTAGCAATCTGGCAGGGAAACGTAGCACAATTTAACGAATCAGGAACTTATCTAATGGGTTGGTTCAGAGATTATCTCTGGTTAAACTCTGCTCAACTTATTAATGGATATAATCCATTTGGAGTAAATTCCCTATCTCCTTGGGCCTGGATGTTCCTATTCGGCCACTTAGTTTGGGCTACTGGTTTCATGTTCCTAATATCATGGCGTGGTTACTGGCAAGAATTAATTGAAACATTAGTTTGGGCACATCAGCGTACTCCAATTGCTAACCTTGTTGGCTGGAGAGATAAGCCAGTTGCACTTTCAATTGTTCAAGCTAGATTAGTTGGACTAGCACATTTCACGATTGGAAACATACTTACATTTGGGGCATTTGTTATCGCATCCACTTCAGGTAAATTTGGTTAA
- a CDS encoding glycosyltransferase family 2 protein, translating into MSDIKQLISIIVPVFNESDSIGLLLDEVINVMSSHKINFELIVVNDGSKDNTHQVLKELTLKIKELSVISLRKNYGQTAAMSAGFDNSKGDIVITLDGDLQNDPNDIPLLISEINNGFDLVCGWRFDRKDKLINRKIPSKIANKLIAHVTGLKLHDYGCSLKAFKKEIIEDIKLYGELHRFLPVLANIEGARIKEIKVNHRSRQYGSSKYGIDRTFRVLMDLLTVWFMTKFLTRPMYGFGFVGIISIFFSLAISSYLIVLKIMGEDIGNRPLLMFALILGIAGVQLFSFGLLSELLIRTYHESQSRPIYRIRSINSAKQN; encoded by the coding sequence ATGTCAGATATAAAACAATTAATTTCTATTATCGTCCCTGTTTTCAATGAAAGCGATAGTATTGGTCTTTTATTGGATGAAGTTATAAATGTAATGTCATCTCATAAAATTAATTTTGAATTGATTGTTGTAAATGATGGTTCTAAAGATAATACTCATCAAGTATTAAAGGAACTAACTCTCAAAATTAAAGAATTGTCAGTAATTTCCCTTCGCAAAAATTATGGTCAAACTGCAGCAATGTCAGCTGGCTTTGATAATTCTAAGGGCGATATTGTTATTACTTTGGATGGTGATTTACAGAATGATCCAAATGATATTCCTTTATTAATTTCAGAGATTAATAATGGTTTTGATTTGGTTTGTGGTTGGAGGTTTGATAGAAAAGATAAATTAATTAATAGAAAGATACCATCAAAAATAGCGAATAAGTTAATAGCTCACGTTACAGGTTTGAAGTTACATGACTATGGTTGCTCATTAAAAGCATTTAAGAAAGAAATAATAGAAGATATAAAGTTATATGGGGAACTTCACAGGTTTTTGCCCGTTTTAGCTAATATTGAAGGTGCAAGAATCAAAGAAATTAAAGTAAATCATAGGAGCAGGCAATATGGATCTAGTAAATATGGAATTGATAGAACTTTTAGAGTTTTAATGGATTTACTAACTGTTTGGTTTATGACTAAATTTTTAACAAGACCGATGTATGGATTTGGTTTTGTTGGAATTATAAGTATTTTCTTTAGCCTTGCGATAAGTTCTTATTTGATAGTTTTAAAAATAATGGGTGAGGATATTGGAAATCGTCCGTTGCTGATGTTTGCATTAATATTAGGAATTGCTGGTGTTCAATTATTTAGCTTTGGATTGTTGAGTGAACTTTTAATTAGGACATATCATGAAAGTCAAAGTCGTCCAATTTACAGAATTAGATCAATAAACAGTGCTAAGCAAAATTGA
- a CDS encoding photosystem I reaction center subunit VIII, whose protein sequence is MPSDLPSLLPSIFVPLIGIAMPAVFIVLIGRLITATE, encoded by the coding sequence ATGCCATCTGATTTACCAAGTCTTTTACCCTCAATTTTTGTTCCATTAATTGGTATAGCAATGCCTGCTGTTTTTATCGTATTGATTGGAAGATTAATTACAGCAACTGAATAA
- a CDS encoding photosystem I reaction center protein subunit XI produces the protein MSDFQKSFSESTSSIKFDEKYIDTSVQPNDIGVAEQWAVKTVADPCVGNLATPVNSGYFTKAFINNLPFYREGISPNFRGLETGAAFGYLLYGPFTMTGPLRNSEFALTAGLLATIGAVHILTALFVLYNAPGKAPNVQPPDATVNNPPKDLFTRAGWADFTSGFWLGGCGGAVFAWLLVGTLHLDTIMPIIKNIWTAG, from the coding sequence ATGAGCGACTTTCAAAAATCATTCTCTGAATCAACAAGTTCTATTAAGTTTGATGAGAAATACATAGATACTTCTGTACAACCAAATGATATTGGCGTAGCAGAACAATGGGCAGTAAAAACAGTTGCTGATCCTTGTGTTGGTAATTTAGCTACTCCAGTTAATAGTGGTTATTTTACAAAAGCCTTTATAAATAATTTACCTTTTTACAGAGAAGGTATTTCTCCTAATTTTAGAGGTTTAGAAACTGGAGCAGCTTTTGGATATCTTCTATACGGACCTTTTACTATGACTGGCCCACTAAGAAATTCTGAATTTGCTCTAACAGCTGGACTTCTCGCTACTATTGGAGCTGTTCATATTTTGACAGCACTTTTTGTGCTATACAATGCACCTGGTAAAGCACCTAATGTTCAACCTCCAGATGCGACTGTTAATAATCCGCCAAAGGACTTATTTACAAGAGCTGGTTGGGCTGATTTTACAAGTGGATTTTGGTTAGGAGGATGTGGAGGAGCTGTTTTTGCTTGGTTACTTGTTGGGACATTACACTTAGATACCATAATGCCAATCATTAAAAATATTTGGACTGCTGGTTAA
- a CDS encoding C40 family peptidase, giving the protein MEIYKNPISLFKQTNFSKTIWWQLKVNISGYQNETEDKLVTEIFKNRIFRLIYPNIYQNNHKYSRILVQLYEDGYVCWINLDGLIIEKYEFKKNNSLENEHFFIKDKVNSILKWIKDQSELNNEYLWGGTLGPNFDCSGLIQTAFLKHQIFIPRDSFQIKSFCKHLFYFKESYAALRPGDLLFFGNEGKCDHIGIYKGDGFYYHSSGVDFGRNGIGLDTLKKSNDKISFHYKSKLISAGRVVRNYRWDRTIR; this is encoded by the coding sequence ATGGAAATTTATAAAAATCCTATCTCACTATTTAAACAAACTAATTTTTCAAAAACTATTTGGTGGCAATTAAAAGTTAATATTTCGGGATATCAAAATGAAACAGAAGATAAATTAGTTACTGAAATATTTAAAAATAGAATTTTTAGGCTTATTTATCCAAATATTTATCAAAACAACCATAAATATTCAAGAATACTAGTTCAACTATATGAAGATGGTTACGTCTGTTGGATAAATTTAGATGGATTAATTATTGAGAAATACGAATTCAAAAAAAATAACAGTTTAGAAAATGAACACTTCTTTATAAAAGATAAAGTTAACTCAATTTTAAAATGGATCAAAGATCAATCTGAGTTAAATAATGAATATCTTTGGGGAGGTACATTAGGACCCAATTTTGATTGTTCTGGATTAATTCAGACTGCTTTTTTAAAGCATCAAATTTTTATACCTCGAGACTCTTTTCAAATAAAAAGTTTTTGTAAGCACCTTTTTTATTTCAAAGAATCGTATGCGGCTCTACGACCTGGCGATCTTTTATTTTTTGGAAATGAAGGAAAATGTGATCATATTGGAATCTACAAAGGAGACGGATTCTATTACCATAGCTCTGGAGTGGATTTTGGCAGAAATGGAATAGGATTAGATACCCTAAAAAAGTCTAATGATAAAATCTCATTCCATTATAAATCTAAACTTATTTCGGCAGGAAGAGTAGTTAGAAATTATAGATGGGATCGTACTATACGTTAA